The following are encoded together in the Juglans microcarpa x Juglans regia isolate MS1-56 chromosome 2D, Jm3101_v1.0, whole genome shotgun sequence genome:
- the LOC121250299 gene encoding regulation of nuclear pre-mRNA domain-containing protein 1B-like isoform X2, whose product MNSVFTEQILADKLSKLNSTQQCIETLSHLCIFHRSKAELIVTTWDKQFHSSQMVQKVPLLYLANDILQNSKRKGNEFVTEFWKVLPGALKDVLEKGDDHGKNVVSRLVAIWEERRVFGSRGRSLKDVMLGEELPQPLELSKKRSRSVRIVKRDSRSIRTKLSIGSMAEKIVSAFHLVLSERPNEDSEMSKCKSAVHRVRKMEKDVDISCQNAKDPKRKDLSKELEEEENILKQCIEKLKSVEASRVALVSQLKEALHEQESELENVRTQMQVAQAQAEEAGNMRKRVDDEDYVSNPSTATTTTDANTKAEQTPRKSAAAIAAEVADKLAASSSSQLIMTSVLSTFAAEEAKNAGLTQASAPPNSLTSMPNSSGSESMAKPEMSMPVSDPKAFMSAQPFTVPPNHSYQSVLVPQSAMQNHAPTSQAQYHILPNPSQQYLQPSGGIMAPYGYNSLVPLPPGPPPPPPHMVSAIVPLTLQVTQQQTIPLTQQPPAPPSFRPLQPPGMVYYVF is encoded by the exons ATGAATAGTGTATTCACTGAGCAGATACTTGCAGATAAGCTCTCCAAGCTCAACAGCACCCAGCAGTGCATTGAAA CTTTGTCACATCTGTGTATATTTCACCGGAGCAAAGCAGAACTGATTGTCACAACATGGGATAAACAGTTCCACAGTTCACAGATGGTTCAGAAAGTTCCCCTTTTGTATCTTGCAAACGACATTCTACAGAATAGCAAGCGCAAAGGAAATGAATTTGTTACCGAGTTTTGGAAGGTTCTCCCCGGTGCACTCAAAGACGTACTTGAGAAAGGGGATGATCATGGAAAAAATGTGGTCTCTAGATTG GTTGCTATATGGGAAGAAAGGAGAGTGTTTGGATCCCGCGGGCGGAGCCTCAAAGATGTAATGCTTGGAGAAGAACTGCCTCAACCATTGGAGTTAAGCAAAAAAAGGTCGCGTTCAGTCAGAATTGTAAAAAGGGATTCACGCTCCATTAGAACG AAATTGTCCATTGGAAGTATGGCCGAGAAAATAGTGTCGGCATTTCACTTGGTACTCAGCGAACGTCCCAATGAAGATTCAGAAATGAGTAAATGCAAGTCTGCGGTTCACCGTGTGAGGAAGATGGAGAAAGATGTTGATATTTCCTGTCAAAATG CTAAAGATCCAAAGCGGAAAGATCTGTCCAAAGAACTAGAGgaggaagaaaatattttgaaacagTGCATTGAAAAACTTAAATCGGTTGAAGCAAGTAGAGTAGCGCTTGTATCTCAGTTAAAAGAAGCCCTCCATGAACAG GAGTCCGAACTGGAGAATGTCCGGACTCAGATGCAA GTAGCTCAGGCACAGGCAGAGGAAGCCGGCAACATGCGGAAGCGAGTTGATGATGAAGATTACGTATCAAACCCATCTACTGCAACCACTACAACTGATGCAAACACAAAAGCAGAACAAACACCTAGGAAGTCAGCTGCTGCCATTGCAGCTGAGGTTGCAGACAAGCTTGCAGCTTCTAGCTCATCTCAACTGATTATGACTTCTGTTCTTTCTACATTTGCAGCTGAAGAGGCTAAGAATGCTGGTCTAACACAGGCCTCAGCACCACCAAATTCACTCACCTCCATGCCCAATAGTTCAGGCTCCGAGTCAATGGCAAAACCTGAAATGTCCATGCCAGTCTCAGATCCTAAGGCTTTCATGTCAGCACAGCCATTTACCGTGCCACCAAATCATTCATATCAATCAGTTTTGGTTCCGCAATCAGCAATGCAAAACCATGCCCCAACCTCTCAAGCTCAATATCATATACTTCCCAACCCATCCCAACAGTATTTACAGCCATCAGGAGGAATCATGGCCCCTTATGGTTATAATAGCCTTGTACCCTTACCGCCAGGACCCCCACCTCCCCCACCCCATATGGTCAGCGCAATAGTGCCTTTGACTTTGCAAGTAACTCAGCAGCAAACAATACCATTAACACAGCAACCCCCGGCACCTCCTAGTTTCCGGCCACTGCAGCCACCAGGAATGGTATACTATG TTTTCTAA
- the LOC121250299 gene encoding regulation of nuclear pre-mRNA domain-containing protein 1B-like isoform X1, whose product MNSVFTEQILADKLSKLNSTQQCIETLSHLCIFHRSKAELIVTTWDKQFHSSQMVQKVPLLYLANDILQNSKRKGNEFVTEFWKVLPGALKDVLEKGDDHGKNVVSRLVAIWEERRVFGSRGRSLKDVMLGEELPQPLELSKKRSRSVRIVKRDSRSIRTKLSIGSMAEKIVSAFHLVLSERPNEDSEMSKCKSAVHRVRKMEKDVDISCQNAKDPKRKDLSKELEEEENILKQCIEKLKSVEASRVALVSQLKEALHEQESELENVRTQMQVAQAQAEEAGNMRKRVDDEDYVSNPSTATTTTDANTKAEQTPRKSAAAIAAEVADKLAASSSSQLIMTSVLSTFAAEEAKNAGLTQASAPPNSLTSMPNSSGSESMAKPEMSMPVSDPKAFMSAQPFTVPPNHSYQSVLVPQSAMQNHAPTSQAQYHILPNPSQQYLQPSGGIMAPYGYNSLVPLPPGPPPPPPHMVSAIVPLTLQVTQQQTIPLTQQPPAPPSFRPLQPPGMVYYGNPRHSQ is encoded by the exons ATGAATAGTGTATTCACTGAGCAGATACTTGCAGATAAGCTCTCCAAGCTCAACAGCACCCAGCAGTGCATTGAAA CTTTGTCACATCTGTGTATATTTCACCGGAGCAAAGCAGAACTGATTGTCACAACATGGGATAAACAGTTCCACAGTTCACAGATGGTTCAGAAAGTTCCCCTTTTGTATCTTGCAAACGACATTCTACAGAATAGCAAGCGCAAAGGAAATGAATTTGTTACCGAGTTTTGGAAGGTTCTCCCCGGTGCACTCAAAGACGTACTTGAGAAAGGGGATGATCATGGAAAAAATGTGGTCTCTAGATTG GTTGCTATATGGGAAGAAAGGAGAGTGTTTGGATCCCGCGGGCGGAGCCTCAAAGATGTAATGCTTGGAGAAGAACTGCCTCAACCATTGGAGTTAAGCAAAAAAAGGTCGCGTTCAGTCAGAATTGTAAAAAGGGATTCACGCTCCATTAGAACG AAATTGTCCATTGGAAGTATGGCCGAGAAAATAGTGTCGGCATTTCACTTGGTACTCAGCGAACGTCCCAATGAAGATTCAGAAATGAGTAAATGCAAGTCTGCGGTTCACCGTGTGAGGAAGATGGAGAAAGATGTTGATATTTCCTGTCAAAATG CTAAAGATCCAAAGCGGAAAGATCTGTCCAAAGAACTAGAGgaggaagaaaatattttgaaacagTGCATTGAAAAACTTAAATCGGTTGAAGCAAGTAGAGTAGCGCTTGTATCTCAGTTAAAAGAAGCCCTCCATGAACAG GAGTCCGAACTGGAGAATGTCCGGACTCAGATGCAA GTAGCTCAGGCACAGGCAGAGGAAGCCGGCAACATGCGGAAGCGAGTTGATGATGAAGATTACGTATCAAACCCATCTACTGCAACCACTACAACTGATGCAAACACAAAAGCAGAACAAACACCTAGGAAGTCAGCTGCTGCCATTGCAGCTGAGGTTGCAGACAAGCTTGCAGCTTCTAGCTCATCTCAACTGATTATGACTTCTGTTCTTTCTACATTTGCAGCTGAAGAGGCTAAGAATGCTGGTCTAACACAGGCCTCAGCACCACCAAATTCACTCACCTCCATGCCCAATAGTTCAGGCTCCGAGTCAATGGCAAAACCTGAAATGTCCATGCCAGTCTCAGATCCTAAGGCTTTCATGTCAGCACAGCCATTTACCGTGCCACCAAATCATTCATATCAATCAGTTTTGGTTCCGCAATCAGCAATGCAAAACCATGCCCCAACCTCTCAAGCTCAATATCATATACTTCCCAACCCATCCCAACAGTATTTACAGCCATCAGGAGGAATCATGGCCCCTTATGGTTATAATAGCCTTGTACCCTTACCGCCAGGACCCCCACCTCCCCCACCCCATATGGTCAGCGCAATAGTGCCTTTGACTTTGCAAGTAACTCAGCAGCAAACAATACCATTAACACAGCAACCCCCGGCACCTCCTAGTTTCCGGCCACTGCAGCCACCAGGAATGGTATACTATGGTAATCCTCGCCATTCTCAGTGA
- the LOC121250298 gene encoding LOW QUALITY PROTEIN: apoptotic chromatin condensation inducer in the nucleus-like (The sequence of the model RefSeq protein was modified relative to this genomic sequence to represent the inferred CDS: deleted 2 bases in 1 codon), with the protein MSSQYPILGNRPIDQWKVTELKEELKRRKLTIKGLKDDLIRRLDEAIRIEMESAGNDVDNGLNSGPQPLVGAKDAELVPVAAETAKYLADHGGKKNKEPDKVVVQVDINDSVAALDQEKVEEAGFSGTDSGRVEEKLVVHTTAIETSTKVSEIVVSEVALSGQDLEKFETEKESGNSKIQLDNEYSTPQLGNEGSMPQLGNEGSTPQLGNEGSTPQHGNEGSTPLHGIESLKTPESVKLDCSTPDNQVSEVSPTFGSQVKSDSISTDSVSINEKNELKDNVITDHVKLELDIVKPEMVEPSFSNVVPVDGESHPMDVEEPLENKASDAEKDDNNATDADISKKIDGTDVGYSEKLNLDRSSGDDSMEEDVLEGKQIDWKYNSEEVDKSGVPIVKEESHAAVLGDALSGEKRDVQVETESHRAATVEKRKLDDQAAANNEPIKRQRRWNSEGLKVPEPQSTNSTPNTTPKDAFQTTPKDTFQTTPKDNFQSTGLKRNFSRSDSTNSDNTPKERVVPPSQKAPSNSLRIDRFLRPFTLKAVQELLGKTGTVTSFWMDHIKTHCYVTYSSVEEAIETRNAVYNLQWPPNGGRLLVAEFVDTQEVKMRSEAPQTQAVPASSGPTVSSPPISQPQLQPSPRQHNRQQLPPPPPLPPPPPLTNSPQSRERVHLPPPPPLPEKIDPPIVTLDDLFRKTKSTPRIYYLPLSEEQVAGKLASQGKNTKQ; encoded by the exons ATGTCGTCACAGTATCCCATTCTTGGCAATCGGCCAATTGATCAGTGGAAGGTTACAGAGCTAAAAGAGGAACTTAAGAGAAGGAAATTGACAATCAAGGGGTTGAAGGATGATTTGATCAGACGATTGGATGAAGCTATCCGCATTGAAATGGAAAGTGCTGGAAATGATGTGGATAATGGTCTTAATAGTGGACCCCAACCTTTAGTTGGTGCAAAAGATGCAGAGTTGGTGCCTGTTGCTGCAGAAACAGCTAAATACCTTGCTGATCATGGTGGCAAAAAGAACAAGGAGCCAGATAAGGTTGTGGTTCAAGTTGACATTAATGACAGTGTGGCAGCCTTGGATCAAGAGAAAGTCGAGGAAGCTGGCTTCAGTGGTACTGATTCTGGCAGGGTGGAAGAGAAGCTGGTTGTTCATACAACTGCCATTGAAACCAGCACTAAAGTATCCGAGATTGTGGTATCTGAGGTAGCATTGAGTGGGCAGGATTTGGAgaaatttgaaactgaaaaggaGAGTGGAAACTCAAAGATTCAACTGGATAATGAGTATTCAACGCCCCAGCTTGGGAATGAGGGTTCAATGCCCCAGCTTGGGAATGAGGGTTCAACGCCCCAGCTTGGGAATGAGGGTTCAACGCCCCAGCATGGGAATGAGGGTTCAACGCCCCTGCATGGGATTGAGAGTTTAAAGACTCCTGAGAGTGTGAAGCTCGACTGTTCTACCCCGGACAACCAGGTATCTGAGGTCAGCCCTACTTTTGGGTCTCAAGTAAAATCTGATTCTATTTCTACTGATTCTGTGTCAATTAATGAAAAGAATGAACTAAAGGATAATGTAATTACTGATCATGTCAAATTAGAACTAGATATTGTTAAGCCTGAGATGGTGGAACCATCATTCAGCAATGTTGTCCCAGTTGATGGTGAATCACATCCGATGGATGTTGAAGAGCCACTTGAGAACAAGGCATCTGATGCAGAGAAAGATGACAACAATGCTACAGATGCAGACATAAGCAAGAAAATTGATGGTACGGATGTAGGGTACtcagaaaaattgaatttagaCCGAAGTTCTGGTGATGATTCCATGGAAGAGGATGTGCTGGAGGGTAAGCAAATTGATTGGAAGTATAATTCTGAAGAAGTCGACAAAAGTGGAGTACCTATTGTGAAGGAGGAAAGTCATGCTGCTGTTCTTGGGGATGCTTTATCTGGTGAGAAAAGGGATGTCCAAGTTGAGACTGAGAGTCATCGAGCTGCAACTGTTGAGAAAAGGAAACTTGATG ATCAAGCAGCAGCAAATAATGAGCCAATCAAGAGGCAACGTAGGTGGAACTCTGAAGGCCTCAAAGTTCCAGAGCCTCAGAGTACAAATTCTACGCCTAACACTACTCCCAAGGATGCTTTCCAGACAACTCCCAAGGACACTTTCCAGACTACTCCCAAGGACAATTTCCAGTCTACTGGTTTGAAACGTAATTTCTCTAGATCAGACTCTACAAATAGTGATAATACACCCAAGGAACGTGTTG TTCCACCATCACAAAAAGCTCCATCTAATTCACTTAGAATTGATCGATTTCTGCGTCCCTTTACCTTGAAAGCAGTGCAAGAACTTCTGGGCAAAACTGGGACTGTTACTAGTTTCTGGATGGACCACATCAAGACCCATTGCTATGTTACT TACTCATCAGTAGAAGAAGCCATAGAGACTAGGAATGCTGTGTATAACCTGCAATGGCCGCCAAATGGTGGGCGTCTCTTAGTGGCCGAGTTTGTCGATACTCAGGAAGTGAAAATGCGGTCGGAGGCTCCTCAAACTCAAGCTGTTCCTGCAAGTTCTGGTCCTACTGTT TCTAGCCCTCCCATCTCGCAGCCGCAGCTGCAGCCCTCGCCCCGTCAGCATAATAGGCAGCAGCTTCCACCCCCACCTCCtctcccaccaccaccacctttgACAAACTCACCACAGTCACGAGAGCGGGTTCATCTTCCACCCCCACCTCCGCTTCCAGAGAAAATTGATCCTCCTATTGTCACTCTGGATGATCTCTTTCGGAAAACCAAATCAACGCCTCGGATCTACTATTTACCATTGTCAGAAGAACAAGTTGCAGGAAAACTTGCATCCCAGGGCAAAAACACCAAGCAGTAG
- the LOC121249288 gene encoding histone H1-like, with the protein MIELQDIATIEENYYGGNVNLAHRGVQRRRGEGDEREERGEASGIECFKWVRERKGERDLSSFFPSMGFCTMIREAILTLKVWTGSSHQVIVKFTEEKYKKVLPPNFKKVFSIQLKRFVKSERLVKIKNSFKVSSTEKVKLVVKEKDTNKKEDNITKTWKAVTPNKIAEKKGVKTKRLS; encoded by the exons ATGATAGAGCTGCAAGATATAGCGACAATAGAGGAAAATTATTATGGTGGAAATGTGAACCTCGCTCATAGGGGAGTCCAGCGTCGTCGGGGtgagggagatgagagagaggagaggggtGAGGCTTCAGGGATCGAGTGTTTCAAATGGGTGAGGGAGAGGAAAGGGGAGAGGGACCTGTCAAGCTTTTTCCCTTCTATGGGTTTTTGTACT ATGATACGCGAGGCCATACTGACTCTTAAGGTCTGGACCGGCTCGAGCCATCAAGTAATAGTGAAGTTCACAGAGGAGAAGTACAAGAAAGTGTTGCCACCCAATTTCAAGAAAGTCTTCTCTATTCAGTTAAAGAGGTTTGTCAAGTCTGAGAGGCTTGTGAAAATCAAGAACTCCTTCAAGGTCTCCTCCACCGAGAAGGTCAAGTTGGTGGTCAAAGAGAAAGACACCAACAAAAAGGAGGATAACATCACCAAAACCTGGAAGGCTGTAACTCCCAATAAGATTGCAGAGAAGAAGGGTGTGAAGACCAAGAGGCTTAGTTAG